The following coding sequences lie in one Mucilaginibacter sp. KACC 22773 genomic window:
- a CDS encoding DUF1501 domain-containing protein, whose product MSDFHHDEEFRLHTPEFNELHRKMDRRNFLTKASLGLGALAVGSLFGNSVFGSPLKRPGSLEDDILSALPQIAPKAKRVVYLFQAGGPSQFETFDYKPKLAAMLGQNLPDSVRQGQRLTGMSANQSVLPLAPSFCKFNRHGQSQTWMSELMPFTAQVVDELCIVKSLYSEAINHDPAITFLQTGNQLPGRPSIGSWISYGLGSDNQNLPTFIVLVSKNAPKDQPLYARLWGNGFLPSKFQGVQFGSGKDPVLFLNNPEGYDGADRKEMLEYLSKLNNLQNAAYADPEVDARIAQYEMAARMQTSVPEVMSTANEPKEIFDMYGPDSKDPGTYAANCLLARKLLEKDVKFVQLYHQGWDQHSNLPSGIAGQCKATDQATAALIKDLKQRGMLDDTLVIWGGEFGRTAYSQGKLTADNYGRDHHPRCFTMWMAGAGVKHGISYGETDDFSYNIVKDPVHVHDFQATLLHLMGINHELLTYQFQGRRFRLTDVEGKVVRDILS is encoded by the coding sequence ATGTCAGATTTTCACCATGATGAGGAATTCAGGCTGCATACGCCGGAGTTTAATGAGCTTCACCGGAAGATGGACAGGCGCAATTTTTTAACCAAAGCTTCACTGGGTTTGGGCGCGCTGGCCGTTGGATCGTTGTTTGGCAACAGTGTTTTTGGCAGCCCGCTTAAACGCCCGGGCAGCCTGGAGGATGATATTTTGAGTGCCCTGCCGCAAATTGCACCGAAGGCCAAAAGGGTAGTATACCTGTTCCAGGCGGGCGGGCCATCGCAATTTGAAACTTTTGATTATAAGCCTAAACTGGCTGCCATGCTTGGCCAAAACCTGCCCGATTCGGTGAGGCAGGGGCAAAGGCTTACCGGCATGAGCGCCAACCAGAGTGTGCTGCCGCTGGCACCATCATTTTGTAAATTTAACCGGCACGGCCAAAGCCAAACCTGGATGAGCGAATTGATGCCCTTTACCGCCCAGGTGGTAGATGAACTGTGTATTGTAAAATCGTTGTACTCCGAAGCAATAAACCACGATCCGGCTATAACTTTCCTGCAAACGGGAAACCAGCTGCCGGGCAGGCCATCTATAGGCTCCTGGATTAGCTACGGTTTAGGGTCGGATAATCAAAACCTGCCTACTTTTATTGTACTGGTCTCAAAAAACGCCCCTAAAGACCAGCCTTTGTACGCCCGGCTATGGGGTAACGGTTTCCTGCCATCCAAATTCCAGGGGGTGCAGTTTGGTTCGGGTAAAGACCCTGTTTTGTTCCTGAATAACCCCGAAGGTTATGATGGGGCAGATAGAAAGGAAATGCTGGAATACCTGTCTAAACTAAACAACCTGCAAAACGCCGCCTATGCCGATCCTGAAGTTGATGCCCGCATAGCCCAGTATGAAATGGCTGCACGCATGCAAACATCGGTGCCCGAGGTGATGAGCACCGCCAACGAACCCAAAGAAATTTTTGACATGTACGGCCCCGATAGTAAAGACCCCGGTACCTATGCCGCCAATTGCCTGCTTGCGCGAAAACTGTTGGAAAAAGATGTGAAGTTTGTGCAGCTATACCACCAGGGCTGGGATCAGCATAGTAACCTGCCATCGGGTATAGCCGGCCAATGTAAGGCTACCGACCAGGCTACCGCTGCATTAATCAAAGACCTGAAACAACGCGGCATGCTGGACGATACCCTGGTGATATGGGGCGGCGAATTTGGCCGCACCGCATACTCGCAGGGCAAGCTAACTGCCGATAATTACGGCCGCGATCATCACCCGCGCTGCTTTACCATGTGGATGGCCGGTGCCGGCGTAAAACACGGCATCAGCTATGGCGAAACGGATGATTTTAGCTACAATATTGTAAAAGACCCGGTGCATGTACACGATTTTCAGGCCACACTGCTGCACCTGATGGGTATCAACCACGAATTGCTTACCTACCAGTTCCAGGGCCGCCGTTTCAGGCTTACCGATGTGGAGGGAAAAGTGGTGAGGGATATTTTGAGTTAG